One window of the Sebastes umbrosus isolate fSebUmb1 chromosome 1, fSebUmb1.pri, whole genome shotgun sequence genome contains the following:
- the wnk2 gene encoding serine/threonine-protein kinase WNK2 isoform X6 codes for MDSSTDPPLGSTFSSAPDLDSDINANARRLVYQNGTDHNVNIQKGASDPSASTDYRALVRQRFIRRSLWMSDSEEQQQQQQQQQQQAVESVSISQVPRIDLRSIRTRVLQVTPHLSLQETSSTEEEKRSHQVGLKDSEHTESESEEEKKREDSKSQVEEPKVEVEVEVATSDVTGKAGSDENEEEPGMKAVSTSPGGRFLKFDIELGRGSFKTVYKGLDTETWVEVAWCELQERKLSKAERQRFKEEAEMLKALQHPNIVRFYDFWESPVKGKKCIVLVTELMTSGTLKTYLKRFKVMKPKVLRSWCRQILKGLHFLHTRTPPIIHRDLKCDNIFITGPTGSVKIGDLGLATLKRASFAKSVIGTPEFMAPEMYEEHYDEAVDVYAFGMCMLEMATSEYPYSECQNAAQIYRKVTSGVKPASYSKVSDPEIKEIIGECICNKWEERYSIKDLLNHAFFAEDTGVRVELNEDDDGKKSSIALKLWVEDAKKLKGKYKDTGAIEFSFDLVNEVPEVVAQEMVESGFFLDCDVKVVGKSIRDRVALIKWRRERTVSSANGEAAVKKPQQNLLQVPGAVVPQAPTLATTDYDDQEVEPQTLICTVPAATSTTSDSGVSTAMQLDNLNNQQDGLYQSLPEPISTAQMIYSPPAQADPQLHQGPYQQPTAQASHENYTLTSTQLHQGAYQQTTGQLHPGAYHQPAAQLHQGPCQSQTRHYSEPFVCHDNLFITESAVCFRRGSASLVEMLRCRTHSLTNTMNESPCLCPSQDLASTKSTENSAHATDFLSSNSAQNPSLLSFPLPPHQHSHRDSASHFSSSLLPLNLQPPSELRLSVPRSPLPRRHCKACMSLLLRDKTKEDASLGQTHVRSFCTSAQFTPVSKPSSPTSPHLVKSPPVTLPSLLASPPSSNGQPTLVNSSSRLSPPSKVRHPRRSYEGGDLTLLDHCLHHIVSRRTSSPTLSASRPMHSHGEVGGTASSAFEHVDKRLSLDVPLFSSPYLDRTRLLSAHDSEGRPDTLTASAPATPAPIVHQSRQTAQSFPAAAPTLQPQLTAQPSHEQVQMIAPQGNLEDIHLWAPVHPVLPAVQPPLWGSGVDAETSAAGRDLIVAPTVPTPASISATAQVETQAPAQTPAQNQPPLPISVQAPVMPQTPALTLVNAPTSVPMQVPTSVQTIAPVQAPGSASGLTFGTPKGSSTSSDTSSAIGKPKHSVPGLGSAQIPGTLPDPAPVAAPVLQPAGIQTAVSLSECASLATPQQNFELTSASSTLQQEPCVEDVLQDKPVSLPSYFYDSVNSDVASGKETSDGYDSLASGGKGDGKPRKHHRKSARTRSRQEKTSKPKLSMLNVSNTGDKMVECQLETHNHKMVTFKFDLDGDAPEEIATYMVENGFILLLEKEIFIDQLKDIVDKAEDMLNEDLEGERASALSCSPEQGQLSEGLVGESQQPGGPQPVYQQNVLHTGKRWFIICPVEETPTSSQETPSDGTATQSPGSSANTQPADSGTARPSVSREEGSSSTMSGGSGGFTYDLYGFCSPPIMSNTDPLLLATLSPPVSAPPTLQSVTSVEPVASSVQPSVHQAQPARAQTLPPSSPHTSFPVDESQGSPLGSVSPIQAAQQMPDMTCPVSMADEVPCCPLVMPLSLDVSGLQAGSPLTPLPLQEPGSAKEPLSVSYASAVRSERPQQPVVMHQPFSSVGGTKVSSVPQSPAPSQHGAGPGESDGEGRLGRGGFVDSTIKTLDEKLRNLLYQEYAPMYPSGSVAETPGSGTEYIQSPPGPDSAAGGSGNSTPGLMGEGRYRAGEQLPQIPERMDSLSTLSDSAVCASLSRRHVPHSASCSGTRGRFKIMSVPPEVANRRDVKQRSWSSAASPAHPIGYNEDHGQAEAMSASTTIGRFSVVSTEDDITQRTRCSRYSAPPDFYLDTPPSMAKRASLPHALTSNSVSVDVTVHARFLSSDSGAESSPAKLAPATPSQHTRSERRGSDLMKRAVAFLRRSGRSSSVQSSDSPNRHGGVHGSAYASSDNDSEMEDSDMKRELQRLREKHLREISELQAHQRGEVELLYRRLGKAPPTGLGLSHVAPHAGRRKRSSKHRLKPGKLLSPLVQQFRNVTTKTSDSSRSSAAAGAGEPTVSLNGSPAKGSLPTHGRARSCTSHLPSSTTEPVQTQQPCSLKGSFSSDNIYAGLRGDGTGTQAPPGQGWSNQPQTSERVTYKSSSKPRARFLSGPVSLSIWSTLKRLCLGKERGNRSGAGPGPFNQSQQPPTGATPPSHQPVMGLAQAQANNSNNKTGTYTGSSMSANENNLPEDLQRLMEDWAQEVLIVTHRPRTNSLSISGQQLWNQVVPRTRGQLASASDVSWTASGPEACSLPVSWPDSPGSTVMTGPSTGPGYQLHSPAAFRALSSSLSVSQWPGLLFPLPSGVFAFPAVPSAQDAHSPIPAPSYQPPDPKARTL; via the exons atggattCAAGCACAGATCCGCCACTTGGATCCACATTTTCCTCAGCACCTGATTTAGATTCGGACATTAATGCAAATGCACGTCGGCTTGTATACCAGAATGGGACGGATCATAATGTTAACATCCAGAAAGGAGCCAGTGACCCCAGCGCGTCCACAGACTACAGGGCGCTGGTCCGACAGAGGTTCATCCGGAGGAGTTTGTGGATGTCAGACtctgaagagcagcagcagcagcagcagcagcagcagcagcaggcagtggAGTCTGTCAGCATCAGCCAGGTGCCTCGCATTGACCTGCGGAGCATCCGGACGCGGGTTCTGCAGGTAACCCCTCACCTGAGCCTCCAGGAGACCTCcagcacagaggaggagaagaggagccACCAGGTGGGACTGAAGGACAGCGAGCACACAGAGAGCGagagtgaggaggagaagaagagagaagacaGCAAGAGTCAAGTCGAGGAGCCAAAGGTAGAGGTGGAGGTTGAGGTTGCAACCTCGGATGTCACAGGTAAAGCAGGAAGTGACGAGAACGAAGAGGAACCCGGGATGAAGGCCGTGTCCACTTCACCTGGGGGGCGATTCCTCAAGTTTGACATTGAGCTGGGCCGAGGGTCCTTCAAGACCGTCTATAAAGGTCTGGACACCGAGACCTGGGTCGAAGTGGCGTGGTGTGAACTCCAG GAACGGAAATTGTCCAAGGCTGAGAGACAGAGGTTCAAAGAGGAGGCAGAGATGTTAAAGGCTCTCCAGCATCCCAACATCGTTCGATTTTACGACTTCTGGGAATCACCGGTCAAAGGGAAGAAGTGCATCGTTCTGGTGACGGAGCTGATGACCTCAGGGACACTGAAAAC GTATCTGAAGCGTTTTAAGGTGATGAAGCCTAAAGTTCTTAGGAGCTGGTGCAGGCAGATTCTCAAAGGCCTCCACTTTCTGCACACAAGGACTCCTCCAATCATCCACAGAGATCTCAAGTGTGACAACATCTTCATCACTGGTCCCACAGGCTCTGTCAAAATAGGAGACCTGGGCCTGGCAACACTGAAGAGGGCCTCCTTTGCGAAAAGTGTTATTG GCACTCCAGAGTTCATGGCCCCAGAGATGTATGAGGAGCACTATGACGAGGCTGTGGATGTCTACGCCTTTGGGATGTGTATGCTGGAGATGGCCACCTCAGAATATCCTTACTCTGAGTGTCAAAACGCTGCTCAGATCTACCGCAAAGTCACCAGT GGGGTGAAACCTGCCAGCTACAGCAAAGTCAGTGACCCAGAAATTAAGGAAATAATCGGGGAATGTATCTGCAACAAATGGGAGGAAAG GTACTCCATCAAGGACCTCCTGAATCACGCCTTCTTTGCAGAGGATACAGGCGTGAGGGTGGAGCTCAATGAAGACGATGATGGGAAGAAGTCATCCATTGCTCTGAAGCTGTGGGTTGAGGATGCTAAAAAGCTGAAGGGGAAGTACAAGGACACCGGTGCCATTGAGTTTTCCTTTGACTTGGTGAACGAGGTCCCAGAGGTTGTTGCCCAAGAAATG GTGGAATCAGGTTTTTTCCTGGACTGTGATGTGAAGGTAGTTGGGAAGTCCATCCGGGACCGAGTGGCTCTCATCAAATGGAGGAGGGAGCGGACTGTCTCGTCGGCAAATGGCGAGGCAGCCGTGAAGAAGCCGCAGCAGAACCTACTGCAGGTGCCCGGTGCCGTTGTACCACAGGCACCTACATTAGCTACGACAGATTACGACGACCAAGAGGTGGAGCCGCAGACCTTGATCTGCACCGTGCCAGCCGCCACGTCTACCACAT CTGACAGCGGAGTGAGCACTGCCATGCAATTAGATAACCTAAACAATCAGCAAGATGGCCTTTACCAGTCGCTTCCAGAACCCATTTCCACAGCTCAGATGATCTACAGTCCTCCTGCACAGGCAGACCCTCAGCTGCACCAGGGGCCCTACCAGCAACCCACAGCACAGGCCTCTCATGAAAACTACACACTAACATCCACTCAACTACACCAGGGAGCCTACCAGCAAACCACAGGTCAGCTGCATCCTGGGGCCTATCATCAACCCGCAGCACAACTGCACCAGGGGCCTTGTCAGTCTCAAACA CGTCACTACAGTGAGCCCTTTGTATGCCATGACAACCTGTTCATCACTGAGAGCGCAGTGTGTTTCAGGCGTGGAAGCGCCTCCCTGGTTGAGATGTTGCGGTGTAGGACACACTCTCTCACTAACACAATGAATGAAAGCCCCTGTCTGTGTCCGTCACAGGATCTAGCTTCAACAAAAAGCACAGAGAACTCAGCGCATGCCACAGACTTCCTATCCTCTAACTCGGCCCAGAATCCATCATTATTATCTTTCCCATTGCCCCCACATCAACACTCTCATCGTGACTCAGCAAGTCATTTCAGTTCATCTCTCCTTCCCCTGAATTTACAACCTCCCTCAGAGCTCCGTCTGAGCGTGCCACGTAGTCCACTGCCCCGCCGCCACTGCAAGGCTTGCATGTCTCTCCTCCTGAGGGATAAGACAAAGGAAGATGCATCTCTGGGACAAACACATGTACGCTCTTTCTGTACCTCTGCCCAGTTTACTCCAGTCTCTAAGCCGAGCTCACCCACATCTCCTCATCTGGTAAAGTCTCCTCCAGTCACTCTGCCTTCTCTTTTGGCCTCTCCCCCATCATCAAACGGTCAACCAACCCTGGTGAATTCATCTTCACGTCTTTCCCCACCCTCAAAAGTTAGGCACCCACGGAGGTCGTACGAAGGTGGAGATCTCACTCTTCTCGACCACTGTCTCCATCACATCGTCAGTCGCAGGACCAGTTCCCCCACCCTCTCTGCTAGTCGTCCAATGCACAGCCACGGGGAGGTGGGGGGTACTGCCTCCTCAGCATTTGAGCATGTAGACAAGAGGCTGAGCCTGGATGTGCCACTCTTTTCTAGCCCATATCTGGACAGGACTCGGCTGTTATCAGCACATGACAGTGAAGGCAGACCAGATACACTG ACAGCTTCTGCTCCAGCTACACCAGCCCCTATTGTGCACCAGAGTAGACAGACAGCACAGAGCTTCCCAGCTGCAGCCCCCACTCTACAGCCACAGCTTACTGCCCAACCCAGCCATGAGCAG GTACAGATGATTGCACCACAGGGTAATTTAGAAGACATTCACCTGTGGGCTCCAGTCCATCCTGTCTTGCCTGCTGTTCAGCCTCCTCTCTGGGGAAGCGGAGTAGACGCCGAAACGTCTGCAGCCGGCCGAGACTTGATTGTAGCTCCTACAGTCCCAACCCCAGCCTCAATCTCGGCTACAGCCCAAGTTGAAACTCAAGCCCCAGCACAAACTCCAGCACAAAACCAACCACCGCTCCCAATATCAGTTCAAGCTCCAGTCATGCCTCAAACTCCAGCTTTGACCCTTGTTAATGCCCCAACTTCAGTCCCAATGCAAGTTCCAACATCAGTGCAAACCATAGCCCCAGTTCAAGCACCAGGCTCTGCATCGGGTCTCACTTTTGGAACACCAAAAGGCTCATCTACAAGCTCAGATACATCTTCTGCAATTGGTAAACCCAAACACTCAGTGCCAGGTTTAGGCTCTGCCCAGATCCCTGGCACGCTGCCAGACCCAGCTCCTGTCGCAGCTCCAGTTCTGCAGCCTGCTGGCATCCAGACAGCAGTCTCACTGTCTGAGTGTGCCAGCCTGGCCACACCTCAGCAAAACTTCGAGTTGACATCTGCATCTAGCACCCTTCAACAAGAGCCCTGTGTAGAG GATGTGCTTCAGGACAAACCCGTATCTTTACCCAGTTATTTCTATGACAG CGTCAACTCTGACGTGGCATCAGGTAAGGAAACAAGTGACGGCTATGACAGCTTGGCTAGTGGAGGGAAGGGCGACGGAAAACCCAGGAAACACCACCGCAAGTCTGCCCGCACACGCTCCCGGCAGGAAAAGACCAGCAAACCCAAACTGAGCATGCTCAAT GTTTCCAACACTGGGGATAAAATGGTCGAATGTCAGCTGGAGACTCACAACCACAAAATGGTGACATTTAAATTTGATCTGGATGGAGATGCACCGGAGGAAATTGCCACTTACATG GTAGAGAACGGGTTCATCCTACTTTTAGAGAAGGAGATCTTCATTGACCAGCTAAAGGACATTGTGGATAAAGCTGAAGACATGCTGAATGAAGACTTGGAGGGTGAAAGGGCCTCCGCCTTGAGTTGTAGTCCTGAACAAGGCCAGCTTTCGGAGGGGCTGGTCGGAGAG AGTCAGCAGCCTGGAGGACCTCAGCCTGTCTATCAGCAGAATG TTCTTCATACAGGAAAGAGATGGTTCATAATCTGCCCCGTAGAGGAGACGCCCACATCCAGCCAGGAAACCCCGTCTGATGGTACAGCTACACAGTCTCCCGGGAGTTCAGCCAACACCCAGCCTGCTGACAGTGGCACTGCAAGGCCGTCTGTATCCAGAG AAGAGGGGTCGTCCTCCACAATGTCTGGTGGAAGTGGAGGCTTCACCTACGATTTGTATGGATTCTGTAGCCCTCCGATAATGTCCAACACAGACCCTCTCCTCTTAGCTACTCTGTCTCCCCCTGTGTCTGCTCCCCCGACCCTTCAGTCAGTGACCTCGGTGGAGCCTGTGGCCAGCTCGGTGCAGCCCAGTGTTCATCAGGCCCAGCCAGCCAGAGCTCAAACTTTGCCCCCGTCATCCCCACATACGTCTTTCCCAGTGGATGAGTCACAGGGATCCCCTTTGGGCTCCGTCTCCCCGATCCAAGCAGCTCAGCAGATGCCCGACATGACATGTCCTGTTTCTATGGCTGACGAGGTGCCGTGCTGCCCTCTGGTCATGCCCCTGTCTCTGGATGTGAGCGGTTTACAGGCCGggtctcctctcactcctcttcCACTCCAGGAGCCAGGTTCAGCCAAAGAGCCGCTGTCTGTCTCCTACGCGTCAGCAGTGCGCAGCGAGCGCCCACAGCAGCCCGTGGTGATGCACCAGCCGTTTTCCAGCGTGGGGGGGACCAAAGTGTCCTCAGTACCCCAGAGCCCAGCGCCATCCCAGCACGGCGCAGGGCCCGGGGAGTCAGACGGTGAAGGAAGGCTGGGCCGCGGGGGCTTTGTGGACAGCACCATTAAAACACTGGATGAGAAGCTAAGGAACTTGCTCTACCAGGAATATGCTCCCATGTATCCATCAGGCAGCGTTGCAGAGACACCAGGCTCCGGCACCGAGTACATCCAGTCTCCTCCTGGTCCAGACAGCGCCGCAGGAGGGTCAGGAAACAGCACTCCAGGGCTGATGGGGGAGGGACGCTACAGGGCAGGAGAACAGCTG CCTCAAATTCCAGAGCGAATGGATAGTTTGAGCACGCTGAGTGACTCAGCCGTGTGTG CTTCCCTGTCAAGAAGACACGTTCCTCACTCTGCTTCCTGCTCTGGAACAAGAGGCCGATTTAAG ATAATGTCTGTTCCTCCTGAAGTGGCCAATAGACGAGATGTGAAGCAGAGGAGCTGGAGCAGCGCTGCCTCACCGGCGCACCCTATAGGATACAACGAGGACCACGGCCAGGCTGAGGCCATGTCCGCATCCACCACAATTGGCCGTTTCTCTGTGGTTAGCACTGAAGATGACATTACGCAGAGGACGCGCTGCAGCCGCTATTCTGCACCGCCTGATTTCTACCTGGACACACCTCCGTCCATGGCCAAGCGGGCCTCCCTGCCTCACGCCCTGACCTCGAACTCTGTCTCTGTGGATGTCACGGTCCATGctcgtttcctctcctcagACTCGGGGGCTGAGAGCAGCCCTGCAAAGCTGGCTCCTGCCACGCCGTCTCAACATACTCGCTCTGAGCGCAGAGGAAGTGACCTCATGAAGAGGGCAGTGGCCTTCCTCCGTCGTTCAGGGCGCAGCAGCAGCGTGCAGAGCTCTGACTCGCCGAATAGGCACGGAGGCGTGCATGGCTCGGCCTATGCCAGCAGTGATAATGACTCAGAGATGGAGGACTCGGACATGAAGAGGGAACTACAGAGGCTCAGGGAGAA ACATCTGAGGGAGATCTCTGAGCTGCAGGCCCACCAGCGGGGGGAAGTGGAGCTGCTGTATCGCCGGCTTGGCAAAGCCCCTCCTACTGGCCTTGGTCTCTCGCACGTTGCACCACACGCCGGTCGTAGGAAGCGGTCCAGCAAGCACAGACTGAAACCTGGCAAACTTCTCAGCCCTCTGGTCCAACAATTTAGAAATGTCACAACCAAAACTAGTGACTCCAGCAGATCCA gtgctgCTGCAGGTGCAGGTGAGCCCACAGTCAGTTTAAATGGCTCTCCAGCCAAAGGGTCTTTACCCACTCACGGCAGGGCACGGTCATGCACCAGCCACCTTCCCAGCTCAACCACAGAGCCCGTACAGACTCAGCAGCCCTGTTCCCTCAAGGGATCGTTTTCTTCTGATAATATTTACGCGGGACTACGCGGAGACGGCACCGGCACTCAAGCTCCACCCGGACAAG GCTGGTCTAATCAACCTCAAACATCTGAGAGAGTGACCTATAAATCGAGTAGCAAGCCTCGAGCTAGATTTCTCAGTGGGCCTGTGTCTTTGTCTATCT gGTCAACACTGAAGCGATTGTGTCTCGGCAAAGAGCGTGGCAACA GGTCTGGAGCCGGGCCAGGGCCTTTCAATCAATCACAGCAGCCGCCTACCGGTGCCACACCTCCTTCTCATCAGCCAGTGATGGGGCTGGCCCAAGCTCAAGCcaataacagcaacaacaagACAGGCACATACACTGGCTCATCCATGAGTGCCAACGAAAACAACCTGCCTGAAGACTTGCAGCGGCTGATGGAGGACTGGGCCCAGGAGGTTCTCATCGTCACCCACAGGCCGCGCACCAACTCTCTGAGCATCAGTGGGCAGCAGCTTTGGAATCAGGTTGTGCCTCGAACACGTGGACAACTGGCTAGTGCTTCAGAT GTATCATGGACAGCTTCGGGTCCAGAGGCCTGCAGTCTTCCCGTGTCATGGCCCGATAGCCCCGGGTCAACAGTGATGACCGGCCCCTCCACAGGGCCAGGTTATCAGCTACACTCTCCTGCTGCGTTCAGGGCCTTGTCCTCATCTCTTTCTGTTAGCCAGTGGCCTGGGTTGCTCTTCCCCCTTCCTTCAGGAGTCTTTGCCTTTCCTGCTGTGCCCTCAGCCCAGGACGCCCACAGCCCCATTCCAGCTCCATCGTATCAGCCGCCCGACCCCAAAGCCAGGACTCTCTAA